A genome region from Natronosalvus rutilus includes the following:
- a CDS encoding DUF7344 domain-containing protein produces MKDTVPKNETIKRVAHHVETSVRRSNPVTLVKGPQRSDSTDDRPATTDSPDGPHNAGGRVLETPRQRKTATCLLEHGTNGPVKMGALAERVAAREHETAVADLEDGQRKRVYVSLSTSVLPELDRLGLLEYDKSRGLVYPTDQLQQFRPHLGASAGEPAATANAGQ; encoded by the coding sequence ATGAAAGATACCGTACCCAAGAACGAGACGATCAAGCGAGTTGCACACCACGTCGAAACGTCGGTGCGTCGTTCCAATCCAGTCACCCTGGTGAAAGGACCCCAGCGGAGCGATTCGACGGACGACCGACCGGCCACCACCGACAGCCCGGACGGTCCACACAACGCCGGCGGACGAGTTCTGGAGACGCCACGTCAGCGAAAGACCGCCACCTGTCTGCTTGAGCACGGAACGAACGGGCCCGTGAAGATGGGGGCCCTCGCCGAACGAGTCGCCGCCCGGGAACACGAGACGGCGGTCGCCGACCTCGAGGACGGCCAGCGCAAGCGAGTGTACGTCTCGCTCTCTACGTCGGTTCTCCCGGAACTGGACCGGCTCGGGCTCCTCGAGTACGACAAATCCCGTGGGCTTGTGTACCCGACTGACCAGCTACAGCAGTTCCGTCCTCACCTCGGCGCGTCGGCAGGCGAACCGGCGGCCACCGCTAACGCGGGTCAGTAG
- a CDS encoding decarboxylating 6-phosphogluconate dehydrogenase, which yields MQLGVIGLGRMGRIVVDRVLAAGHDVVAFDLDEDAVDAVAAAGASPADSIDDLCDHLGDDKRIWLMVPAGAPVDATLETLEPRLEAADVVVDGGNSNFHDTLRRADACPAAYLDCGTSGGPASAELGFSLMVGGPEWAYEELAPAFDAVATGPAGHARMGPSGSGHYVKMVHNGVEYALMQAYGEGFELLHEGRFDLDLEAVASVWNNGAVIRSWLLELCEEAFREEGSDLGDVADRVEGGSTGTWTVQEALEQEVPLPLIYTALAERHGSRADEGRFSRRLANRLRYGFGRHEVQRQ from the coding sequence ATGCAACTGGGTGTAATTGGACTCGGACGAATGGGCCGGATCGTCGTCGACCGGGTACTCGCCGCGGGCCACGACGTCGTCGCCTTCGACCTGGACGAGGACGCGGTCGACGCGGTGGCCGCCGCGGGGGCCAGCCCCGCCGACTCGATCGACGACCTGTGTGACCATCTCGGCGACGACAAGCGGATCTGGCTGATGGTTCCCGCGGGCGCACCCGTCGACGCGACCCTCGAGACGCTCGAGCCCCGCCTCGAGGCCGCGGACGTGGTCGTCGACGGCGGCAACTCGAACTTTCACGACACGCTTCGGCGCGCCGACGCGTGTCCGGCGGCGTACCTCGACTGCGGCACCTCCGGGGGTCCCGCCAGCGCCGAACTCGGCTTCTCGCTCATGGTTGGCGGCCCCGAGTGGGCCTACGAGGAACTCGCCCCGGCGTTCGACGCCGTGGCGACGGGGCCGGCGGGCCACGCCCGGATGGGACCGTCGGGGTCGGGTCACTACGTGAAGATGGTCCACAACGGCGTCGAGTACGCGTTGATGCAGGCCTACGGCGAGGGCTTCGAACTGCTCCACGAGGGTCGGTTCGACCTCGACCTCGAGGCCGTCGCCTCGGTGTGGAACAACGGCGCGGTCATCCGGTCCTGGCTGCTCGAACTCTGTGAGGAAGCGTTCCGCGAGGAAGGATCCGACCTGGGCGACGTCGCCGACCGGGTCGAGGGCGGCTCGACGGGAACCTGGACCGTCCAGGAGGCCCTCGAGCAGGAGGTCCCCCTCCCGCTGATCTACACGGCGCTCGCCGAGCGGCACGGCTCGCGGGCGGACGAGGGTCGGTTCTCGAGGCGGCTCGCGAACCGTCTTCGGTACGGGTTCGGTCGACACGAGGTCCAGCGGCAGTAG
- a CDS encoding GNAT family N-acetyltransferase — MTERQRRVYPDEPAGPFPTPPTTYTDPEGRDIEIGPLDGGAGPEPADGALEALTRMYVQFDPADRAQGIPPTGEERIRQWLEPLLEDGINVVARHEEGVIGHATLVPDVDDPETVEDLSEIEWELAIFVLQAYQRGGIGTQLLEHLLGEAADRGVEWVWLTVERWNGPAIALYERVGFELCGAESFEQEMSIHLA, encoded by the coding sequence ATGACGGAGAGACAACGACGAGTGTACCCGGACGAACCGGCCGGCCCGTTCCCGACGCCGCCGACGACCTACACCGATCCGGAGGGGCGAGACATTGAAATCGGGCCACTCGACGGCGGTGCCGGACCCGAACCGGCCGACGGAGCGCTCGAGGCGCTCACCCGAATGTACGTGCAGTTCGACCCCGCCGACCGCGCCCAGGGGATCCCGCCGACCGGCGAGGAGCGCATCCGCCAGTGGCTCGAGCCGTTGCTCGAGGACGGGATCAACGTCGTCGCGCGACACGAAGAGGGGGTGATCGGGCACGCGACGCTGGTTCCGGACGTCGACGACCCGGAGACGGTCGAGGACCTGAGCGAGATCGAGTGGGAGCTGGCGATTTTCGTCTTGCAGGCCTACCAGCGCGGCGGCATCGGGACGCAGTTGCTCGAGCACCTGCTCGGGGAGGCCGCCGACCGCGGCGTCGAGTGGGTCTGGCTCACTGTCGAGCGCTGGAACGGCCCGGCCATCGCGCTGTACGAACGTGTCGGCTTCGAACTTTGCGGGGCCGAGAGCTTCGAACAGGAGATGTCGATCCACCTCGCGTAG
- a CDS encoding universal stress protein gives MHVLLGLDGSDESVKTLDTTIERVTEVGDDLLVAVLDKPEADRTAEAMHDLAQERLVAAGIDAEIRTLEGDPGSSLVALAEREDVDQLVIGGGTRSPMGKVRLGPITEFVLLNATMTVKLVR, from the coding sequence ATGCACGTCCTGCTGGGACTCGACGGAAGCGACGAGTCGGTGAAGACGCTCGACACGACGATCGAGCGCGTCACGGAGGTGGGCGACGACCTGCTCGTCGCCGTCCTCGACAAGCCGGAGGCGGACCGAACGGCCGAGGCGATGCACGATCTCGCCCAGGAACGACTCGTGGCGGCGGGGATCGACGCCGAAATCCGGACGCTCGAGGGCGATCCCGGGAGCTCGCTGGTCGCCCTGGCCGAGCGCGAGGACGTCGACCAGCTGGTGATCGGCGGCGGGACCAGGAGCCCGATGGGGAAAGTTCGCCTCGGGCCGATCACCGAGTTCGTCCTGTTGAACGCGACGATGACCGTCAAACTCGTTCGATAA
- a CDS encoding metal-dependent hydrolase, protein MWPLGHAAVAYLLYSLWTRRQPARVPGAVAVVCGLVGSQFPDLIDKPLAWYAPVLPTGRSLAHSLLFLLPVSLVVLAVASRYERPTYAIVFAIGAFSHLLADTVPALWGAEEYGYLLWPIVPVEPEEGAPSILELFSSSLGDPYFLLEFVLAAAALVVWRADGYPGLDLVTDRLEPGSDEREHPSR, encoded by the coding sequence ATGTGGCCACTCGGACACGCCGCCGTCGCCTACCTCCTCTACTCGCTCTGGACGCGCCGTCAACCGGCGCGGGTCCCGGGAGCGGTGGCGGTCGTCTGCGGCCTCGTCGGCAGCCAGTTTCCCGACCTGATCGACAAACCGCTCGCCTGGTACGCGCCCGTGCTCCCGACGGGCCGGTCGCTGGCACACTCCCTGCTGTTCTTGCTCCCGGTTTCGCTCGTCGTCCTGGCCGTCGCGAGCCGGTACGAGCGTCCGACCTACGCGATCGTCTTCGCCATCGGTGCGTTCTCACACCTCCTCGCCGACACCGTGCCAGCGCTCTGGGGCGCCGAAGAATACGGGTATCTGTTGTGGCCGATCGTCCCGGTCGAGCCTGAGGAGGGCGCACCGAGCATCCTCGAGCTGTTTTCCAGCTCCCTGGGCGACCCCTACTTCCTGCTCGAGTTCGTCCTCGCCGCGGCGGCCCTGGTCGTCTGGCGCGCGGACGGCTATCCAGGACTTGACCTCGTGACGGACCGGCTCGAGCCGGGTTCCGACGAGCGCGAACACCCCTCGCGCTGA
- a CDS encoding metallophosphoesterase, with amino-acid sequence MLAIFSDTHSTGGHHLEGAALEAAREADAVIHAGDFTNVEALEAFRSLCPVFYPVHGNADDATVTEQLPPVRIVDCEGIRIAVTHRRDGGDVGLAMFGRSREADVVVSGHTHRPSVTDAEGVLLLNPGSHAQPRGNRPGFATLERGEDGTVRGELREPGGTLLESFTLESE; translated from the coding sequence ATGCTCGCCATCTTCTCCGACACGCACAGCACCGGCGGTCACCACCTCGAGGGTGCGGCACTCGAGGCCGCCCGCGAGGCCGACGCCGTGATTCACGCCGGCGACTTCACCAACGTAGAGGCTCTCGAGGCGTTTCGCTCGCTCTGTCCCGTCTTCTATCCCGTTCACGGCAACGCCGACGACGCGACCGTCACCGAACAGCTACCGCCCGTTCGAATCGTCGACTGCGAAGGAATCCGGATCGCGGTCACGCACCGTCGCGACGGCGGCGACGTTGGCCTGGCGATGTTCGGCCGCTCGCGCGAGGCGGACGTCGTCGTCTCCGGACACACGCATCGCCCGTCGGTCACCGACGCCGAGGGCGTCCTGTTGCTCAATCCCGGGAGCCACGCCCAGCCGCGCGGAAACCGGCCGGGGTTCGCGACGCTCGAGCGAGGCGAGGACGGGACGGTTCGTGGCGAACTTCGAGAGCCGGGCGGTACGCTGCTCGAGTCGTTCACGCTCGAGTCGGAGTGA
- the ltaE gene encoding low-specificity L-threonine aldolase — MIDLRSDTVTKPDDAMRDAAREADVGDDVYGEDPTVNELEERAADLVGKEAALYVPTGTMGNQIAVREHTERGQEVLADRESHVVKWELGGMAQHAAVQVRMVDGERGVPSADQVEAGYVAEDLHRPETGLLCLENTHNARGGLAIEPARIAEAASAARERDVAVHLDGARVFNAATALDVDVTDVTRHVDSVMFCLSKGLGAPVGSMLAGDADFVERARRTRKLFGGGMRQAGIIADPGLQALENVDDLEADHENARLLASGLDDVAGLSAPEPETNIVVVDVAGTGLDVESVLERLREHDVLATAFGPTTIRCCTHRDVSREDVERAVEQVAGALV, encoded by the coding sequence ATGATCGATCTGCGCTCGGACACGGTCACGAAACCCGACGACGCAATGCGCGACGCCGCCCGCGAGGCCGACGTCGGCGACGACGTCTACGGCGAAGACCCAACGGTGAACGAACTCGAGGAACGCGCCGCCGACCTCGTGGGCAAGGAGGCGGCCCTCTACGTGCCGACGGGGACGATGGGCAACCAGATCGCCGTTCGCGAACACACCGAGCGCGGCCAGGAGGTGCTCGCCGACCGGGAGAGCCACGTCGTCAAGTGGGAACTCGGAGGGATGGCCCAGCACGCCGCCGTCCAGGTGCGGATGGTCGACGGCGAGCGCGGCGTTCCCTCCGCCGACCAGGTCGAGGCGGGCTACGTCGCGGAGGACCTCCATCGCCCCGAAACCGGGCTGCTCTGCCTCGAGAACACCCACAACGCGCGCGGGGGGTTGGCGATCGAACCGGCTCGGATCGCCGAGGCCGCCAGCGCCGCTCGCGAGCGCGACGTGGCGGTTCACCTCGACGGCGCGCGCGTGTTCAACGCCGCGACGGCCCTCGACGTCGACGTCACCGACGTCACTCGGCACGTCGACTCCGTGATGTTCTGTCTCTCCAAGGGGCTCGGCGCACCCGTTGGATCGATGCTCGCGGGCGACGCCGACTTCGTCGAGCGCGCGCGCCGAACGCGAAAGCTCTTCGGCGGCGGGATGCGCCAGGCCGGGATCATCGCGGACCCCGGCCTGCAGGCCCTCGAGAACGTCGACGACCTCGAGGCCGACCACGAGAACGCCCGCCTCCTGGCGTCGGGGCTGGACGACGTTGCGGGCCTGTCGGCGCCCGAACCGGAGACCAACATCGTCGTCGTCGACGTCGCCGGAACGGGGCTGGACGTCGAGAGCGTCCTCGAGCGCCTGCGCGAGCACGACGTGCTGGCGACCGCATTCGGTCCGACGACGATTCGGTGCTGTACCCATCGAGACGTATCGCGCGAGGACGTCGAGCGAGCGGTCGAGCAGGTTGCCGGAGCGCTCGTCTAG
- a CDS encoding aminopeptidase — MDPRIREHAQIIADHSVDLQPGDNVVIDAHPVAEDLVVALHEVVGDAGANPLTTSKRAGKRQHRAFLRAAADGNGDDLEFDTPSHELALIENTDVYIAIRAGDNATETSDVAPEVSAAYTQAYRPVQDERLSKRWCLTQFPAPANAQLAEMSRDGYENFVWDAVNKDWDAVREHQQQMVEILDPADEVRIVSGDTTDVTMSVAGNTTLNDYGEHNLPGGEVFTAPVPDSVEGEVLFDMPLYHQGREITDAHLEFENGEVVSHAAEKNEDLLTEVLETDDGARRLGELGIGMNRDIDRFTYNMLFDEKMGDTVHMAVGRAYDETVGEGNEANESAVHVDMIVDMSEESFIEVDGKIVQRNGTFVFEDGFEA; from the coding sequence ATGGATCCGCGAATCCGCGAGCACGCACAGATCATCGCCGACCACTCCGTGGACCTCCAGCCCGGCGACAACGTCGTCATCGACGCCCACCCCGTCGCGGAGGACCTGGTCGTCGCCCTCCACGAGGTCGTCGGTGACGCCGGCGCGAACCCCCTCACGACGAGCAAGCGGGCGGGCAAACGTCAGCACCGGGCGTTCCTTCGCGCGGCGGCAGACGGCAACGGTGACGACCTCGAGTTCGACACCCCGTCACACGAACTCGCACTGATCGAGAACACGGACGTCTACATCGCGATCCGCGCGGGCGACAACGCGACCGAGACCAGCGACGTCGCTCCCGAAGTCAGCGCGGCCTACACACAGGCCTACCGTCCCGTCCAGGACGAGCGCCTCTCGAAGCGCTGGTGTCTCACGCAGTTCCCCGCGCCCGCGAACGCACAACTGGCCGAAATGTCCCGCGACGGCTACGAGAACTTCGTCTGGGATGCCGTCAACAAAGACTGGGACGCCGTGCGCGAACACCAGCAACAGATGGTCGAGATTCTCGACCCCGCCGACGAAGTCCGTATCGTCAGCGGCGACACGACGGACGTGACGATGAGCGTCGCCGGGAACACGACGCTCAACGACTACGGCGAGCACAACCTCCCCGGCGGGGAGGTGTTCACCGCGCCCGTCCCCGATAGCGTCGAGGGCGAGGTGCTCTTCGACATGCCGCTGTACCACCAGGGCAGAGAGATTACCGACGCCCATCTCGAGTTCGAGAACGGCGAGGTCGTCTCTCACGCGGCCGAGAAGAACGAGGACCTGCTGACGGAAGTGCTCGAGACGGACGACGGCGCCCGTCGGTTGGGCGAACTCGGTATCGGCATGAATCGCGACATCGATCGCTTCACCTACAACATGCTGTTCGACGAGAAAATGGGCGATACGGTACACATGGCGGTCGGTCGCGCCTACGACGAGACGGTCGGCGAGGGCAACGAGGCGAACGAGTCGGCGGTTCACGTCGACATGATCGTCGACATGAGCGAGGAGTCGTTCATCGAAGTGGATGGCAAGATTGTTCAGCGGAACGGGACGTTCGTCTTCGAGGACGGTTTCGAGGCGTAA
- a CDS encoding putative sulfate/molybdate transporter produces the protein MAVRARHSRLEFTSNEVTGAIGDSITVLPLVVALALVTSISLPHVMIAFGVFQIVWGLRYGLPISVEPMKALAALAIAGAMTYGEIALAGLLLGVVLLAIGVTGTLASVERWIGEPVIRGVQFAVGLLLLETGVHLALEDVVLAGVGVAIVAAAVVLGYRRSSALVVLIVGLGLALAVAGVPSPRWPGPPPVPPLGESVSRAVLDGAFAQLAMTIGNAALATSLLVADLFDETVSPDELATSMGATNLLAIPAGGIPMCHGCDGVAGKYTFGARSGGANVILGGFYLAAAVFASATLLEAFPLAMLGVLLVVVAVTLGSSVRQSEHLLLSVGIGLLALATNIGLAFVVGIVAHLGYRRVSNED, from the coding sequence ATGGCCGTTCGTGCCCGTCATTCCCGACTCGAGTTCACGTCGAACGAGGTGACGGGAGCGATAGGGGATTCGATTACGGTCCTCCCGCTGGTCGTCGCGCTGGCGCTCGTCACGTCAATCTCGTTGCCACACGTCATGATAGCCTTCGGCGTCTTCCAGATCGTCTGGGGACTCAGGTACGGCCTCCCAATCTCCGTCGAACCGATGAAAGCGCTCGCGGCGCTCGCGATCGCGGGCGCGATGACCTACGGCGAGATTGCCCTCGCGGGGTTGCTTCTCGGCGTCGTCCTGCTCGCCATCGGCGTCACGGGTACGCTAGCGAGCGTCGAGCGGTGGATCGGCGAACCGGTCATCCGCGGGGTCCAGTTCGCAGTCGGGTTGCTCCTCCTGGAGACCGGCGTTCACCTCGCACTCGAGGACGTCGTCCTCGCCGGCGTCGGCGTGGCGATAGTCGCAGCGGCCGTCGTGCTCGGATACAGACGATCCAGCGCACTCGTTGTGTTGATCGTTGGACTGGGACTGGCCCTCGCCGTCGCCGGCGTGCCCTCGCCCCGGTGGCCCGGCCCGCCGCCCGTCCCGCCGCTCGGCGAGTCGGTCTCGAGAGCCGTGCTCGACGGGGCGTTCGCCCAGCTCGCGATGACCATCGGCAACGCAGCGCTGGCGACCTCGTTGCTCGTCGCCGACCTCTTCGACGAAACGGTCTCGCCGGACGAACTGGCGACGAGCATGGGGGCGACGAACCTCCTCGCGATTCCGGCGGGCGGCATCCCGATGTGTCACGGCTGTGACGGCGTCGCCGGCAAGTACACGTTCGGCGCGCGATCCGGTGGGGCGAACGTCATTTTGGGCGGGTTCTACCTCGCGGCCGCCGTCTTCGCCTCGGCAACCTTGCTCGAGGCGTTTCCGCTCGCGATGCTCGGGGTCTTGCTGGTCGTCGTTGCCGTCACGCTGGGCTCGAGCGTTCGCCAGTCCGAACACCTCCTGCTGTCGGTCGGGATCGGTCTCCTGGCGCTGGCGACGAACATCGGACTCGCGTTCGTCGTCGGAATCGTCGCTCACCTGGGCTATCGGCGCGTCTCGAACGAAGACTGA
- the serB gene encoding phosphoserine phosphatase SerB — protein sequence MRETIVAFDFDGTLSDSEMTVLLGDRLGVADEMAEITERAMNDEIGYAESLRSRAALLEGLERDDVEAAYANVILREGAADLIQDLNEAGITTAILTGGFQRGVEAALERDGTRVDHVVSNRLPLDADGEALTGDVEGPLIEGTKDDALADLAETVDVPLESTVAVGDGANDLPMLRVAGLAIGFDPKPAVEPHCDVVVTTMDGVRSELRKAGILE from the coding sequence ATGCGCGAAACGATCGTTGCGTTCGACTTCGACGGCACCCTCTCCGATTCGGAGATGACCGTCCTGCTGGGGGACCGACTCGGCGTCGCCGACGAGATGGCCGAGATTACCGAGCGAGCGATGAACGACGAGATCGGCTACGCCGAGAGCCTGCGCTCGCGAGCGGCCCTGCTCGAGGGACTCGAGCGCGACGATGTCGAGGCCGCGTACGCAAACGTGATCCTCCGCGAGGGGGCGGCGGACCTGATACAGGATCTGAACGAAGCCGGGATCACGACGGCGATTCTCACTGGCGGCTTCCAGCGCGGCGTCGAAGCGGCGCTCGAGCGTGACGGGACGAGGGTCGATCACGTCGTGTCGAACCGATTACCGCTCGACGCCGACGGCGAGGCGCTGACCGGCGACGTCGAGGGCCCGCTGATCGAGGGGACGAAAGACGACGCGCTTGCCGATCTCGCCGAGACCGTCGACGTGCCCCTCGAGTCGACGGTCGCGGTCGGCGACGGTGCGAACGACCTGCCGATGCTCCGGGTAGCCGGCCTCGCCATCGGCTTCGATCCCAAGCCGGCCGTCGAGCCCCACTGTGACGTCGTCGTCACGACCATGGACGGTGTTCGATCGGAACTCCGTAAGGCGGGCATACTCGAGTGA
- the metX gene encoding homoserine O-acetyltransferase MetX, which translates to MTTRDTVDLGSFTFECGESTPSLEVAYETYGEFDGSNAVLVCHALTGSAHVARRPDAGDETAGQARAWWGDVVGPGKAIDTTEYYVVCANVPGSCYGTTGPSSENPDTGRPYGTDFPPVTVGDWTRAQRRLLDELGVGRLRAVVGGSVGGMNVLDWLRRYPDDVECAGAVATAPRLDPQCLALDAVARRAITSDPDWNGGHYYEVEDDGIKAGDGSLEAGPANGLARARQIGHIMYLSKASMDRKFGRRAAGREATRDGPTDPAGAFFPYREVESYLDYQAERFVDRFDANSYLYLTRAMDDFDLAAGYESDADALAAFEGDLLLLSFTGDWHFTVEQAEALAETCREAGIDVAHHVVDSDHGHDAFLVEPEKVGPPLSGLLEAGLQGRAITDTVERAESSPFAPVHTSLFSR; encoded by the coding sequence ATGACCACCAGGGACACGGTCGACCTCGGGTCGTTCACCTTCGAGTGCGGGGAATCCACCCCGTCGCTCGAGGTCGCCTACGAGACCTACGGCGAGTTCGACGGCTCGAACGCGGTCCTCGTCTGTCACGCACTCACCGGGAGCGCTCACGTCGCTCGCCGTCCCGACGCTGGCGACGAGACCGCCGGACAGGCCCGCGCCTGGTGGGGCGACGTCGTCGGCCCCGGAAAGGCGATCGACACGACGGAGTACTACGTCGTCTGTGCGAACGTTCCGGGGTCGTGCTACGGCACGACCGGCCCCTCGAGCGAGAATCCCGATACTGGACGGCCCTACGGAACCGACTTTCCGCCCGTGACGGTCGGCGACTGGACGCGCGCCCAGCGGCGACTGCTCGACGAACTCGGCGTCGGTCGCCTGCGAGCGGTCGTCGGCGGCTCCGTCGGCGGGATGAACGTCCTCGACTGGCTCCGGCGCTACCCCGACGACGTCGAGTGTGCAGGCGCCGTCGCGACCGCACCTCGGCTCGATCCGCAGTGTCTGGCCCTCGACGCGGTCGCTCGGCGGGCGATCACGAGCGACCCGGACTGGAACGGCGGCCACTACTACGAGGTCGAGGACGATGGGATCAAGGCTGGCGACGGATCACTCGAGGCCGGCCCGGCGAACGGCCTGGCTCGAGCCCGCCAGATTGGCCACATCATGTACCTCTCGAAGGCCTCCATGGACCGAAAGTTCGGTCGTCGAGCGGCCGGCCGCGAGGCGACTCGAGACGGGCCGACGGACCCGGCCGGTGCGTTCTTCCCGTATCGCGAGGTCGAATCCTACCTCGACTACCAGGCCGAGCGCTTCGTCGACCGGTTCGACGCGAACAGCTACCTCTACCTGACCCGGGCGATGGACGACTTCGACCTCGCCGCCGGCTACGAGTCCGACGCCGACGCGCTGGCCGCCTTCGAGGGCGACCTGTTGCTCCTCTCGTTTACCGGCGACTGGCACTTCACCGTCGAACAGGCCGAAGCCCTCGCCGAGACCTGTCGAGAAGCCGGCATCGACGTCGCCCACCACGTCGTAGACTCCGACCACGGCCACGACGCGTTCCTCGTCGAACCCGAGAAGGTCGGCCCGCCGCTGTCGGGGCTGCTCGAGGCCGGCCTCCAGGGGCGAGCGATCACGGACACCGTCGAACGGGCGGAGTCGAGTCCGTTCGCGCCCGTCCACACAAGTCTCTTCTCGCGGTGA
- a CDS encoding O-acetylhomoserine aminocarboxypropyltransferase/cysteine synthase family protein codes for MSNDESDGPSSPGLATRSVHAGYDGDPATGAAAVPIYQTTSYTFDDADTAADLYALEREGHIYSRISNPTVNVLEERLASLEGASGAVASASGMAALDSIVLVLAESGDNVVCSTDTYGGTTAYFAKTAARRGIDTRFVPTLEADAYAEAIDEDTAFVHVETVGNPSLVTPDFETIADIAHGNGVPLVVDNTFASPALCRPLEHGADVVWESTTKWIHGSGTTVGGVVADGGSFDWGAHGYEEVAGPNDAYHDVDFSRDFADAPLAAAVRYRSTRSLGNQQSPVDAWETLQGLETLPLRIEKHCENAAIVADYLADHDDVAWVTYPGLESHPTHDNAATYLADYGSMIAFGLEGAGEPDSDDARGGYAAGKRFCESVEVAQFLANIGDAKTLVIHPASTTHGQLTPEEQADAGVTPDLVRLSVGIEDPEDILADLEQAIEQATTSAGGE; via the coding sequence ATGAGCAACGACGAGAGCGACGGCCCCTCGAGCCCCGGGCTGGCCACCCGGAGCGTCCACGCCGGCTACGACGGCGATCCGGCCACCGGTGCGGCCGCGGTACCGATCTACCAGACGACCTCCTACACCTTCGACGACGCGGATACCGCCGCCGACCTGTACGCCCTCGAGCGCGAGGGTCACATCTACTCGCGGATCAGCAACCCCACCGTGAACGTTCTCGAAGAGCGCCTCGCCTCGCTCGAGGGCGCGAGCGGCGCCGTCGCGAGCGCGAGCGGGATGGCCGCGCTGGACTCCATCGTCCTCGTCCTCGCCGAATCCGGCGACAACGTCGTCTGTTCGACGGACACCTACGGGGGGACGACCGCGTACTTCGCGAAGACGGCCGCTCGGCGCGGGATCGACACCCGATTCGTCCCGACGCTCGAAGCGGACGCCTACGCCGAGGCCATCGACGAGGACACGGCCTTCGTTCACGTCGAGACGGTCGGCAACCCCTCGCTCGTCACCCCCGACTTCGAAACGATCGCCGACATCGCCCACGGCAACGGCGTCCCGCTGGTCGTCGACAACACGTTCGCCTCGCCCGCGCTGTGCCGGCCGCTCGAGCACGGTGCCGACGTGGTCTGGGAGTCGACGACGAAGTGGATTCACGGCTCCGGAACGACGGTCGGGGGCGTCGTCGCCGACGGCGGGTCGTTCGACTGGGGCGCCCACGGCTACGAGGAGGTCGCCGGCCCGAACGACGCCTACCACGACGTCGACTTCTCGCGGGACTTCGCGGACGCGCCGCTGGCCGCCGCCGTCCGCTACCGGTCGACGCGCAGCCTCGGCAACCAGCAGTCGCCCGTCGACGCCTGGGAGACGCTCCAGGGACTCGAGACGCTTCCTCTCCGAATCGAGAAACACTGCGAGAACGCCGCCATCGTCGCCGACTACCTCGCCGACCACGACGACGTGGCCTGGGTCACCTACCCGGGGCTCGAGAGCCACCCCACTCACGACAACGCCGCGACCTACCTCGCGGATTACGGGAGCATGATCGCGTTCGGCCTCGAGGGCGCCGGGGAGCCGGATTCGGACGACGCGCGCGGGGGCTACGCGGCCGGCAAGCGGTTTTGCGAGTCCGTCGAGGTCGCCCAGTTCCTCGCGAACATCGGCGACGCGAAGACACTCGTCATCCACCCCGCGAGCACGACCCACGGCCAGCTCACGCCCGAGGAGCAGGCCGACGCCGGCGTCACGCCCGACCTCGTCCGTCTGTCGGTCGGCATCGAAGATCCCGAGGACATCCTGGCCGACCTCGAGCAAGCGATCGAGCAGGCGACGACATCGGCAGGAGGCGAGTGA